The DNA segment CAAGCAAAGCCTGTAGCGATCAGAGGTAGTGCCAAACCGAGATCGATTTGGATTTCTTTGGCTTCGGTATCAGAGTCCTTTTTGATAGCTTGTAGGTAAGCACGGCCTACCCAACCAATCCAACCAGCAATATACAAAAAGAGAATGCTGGGAATCAAAAAGTCACCAGCCCGATCAAGGCGACCATCAACAATCAAGTGAGGGTAACCTTCGGGACCACACAATGCCTGAGAATAACGCTCAAACCGCTTTCTCCCTGATTCGGGGTCGGCGGTGGTGTTACGGGCATTTTTTGCTAGCTCTTGAAAGGCGGGAGAGTCTTTACAGGGTACTAAATTAGCCCCAAGCGCTTGGGCTGGGGGGGCAAAATTAGACCAAAGACAAATCGCTAAAATCAAAGCAAACAATCGTCTCATAGAGTTGTTTCCTTTTATTACAAAACAAAAAGTTCTTTGTACAAAACGAAGCGGCTTGTACAGTTCTTTATTTGCATAACTAGCTAGTAATCATACTCTTGGGCGGGAACCGAGTAAAGTTGAAGTAAATAAAAGTTAAAGCTTCTCAAACATATCGTTACTTAATACAACCTTACAATGCCAACTGTTTTAGCAATAGAAACCAGCTGCGATGAAACTGCCGTCGCAATTGTGAACAATCGTCAAGTTTATAGCAGTATCGTAGCTTCCCAAATCGCGGTCCATAGTCAATATGGCGGGGTAGTGCCAGAGGTGGCATCCAGGCAACATCTAGAAACGATCAATGAGGCGATCGCTCAAGCAATGGAGCAAGCCAAACTGAATTGGGAGCAAATTGATGGAATTGCGGCAACCTGCGCCCCTGGACTTGTAGGAGCGCTGTTGGTAGGGTTAACTGCTGCCAAAACTTTAGCCATGTTACACAACAAGCCTTTTTTGGGAGTACATCACCTTGAAGGTCACATTTACGCAACTTATTTGAGTGAACCAACTTTAAATCCCCCATTTCTTAGCTTACTCGTTTCTGGTGGACATACAAGCTTGATTTATGTAAAGGATTGTGGCGTTTACGAAACGTTAGGTGAAACTCGTGATGATGCTGCCGGTGAAGCCTTTGATAAAGTCGCGCGGTTGTTAAAACTGGGTTATCCCGGCGGACCGGTGATTGACAAATTAGCACAAACGGGTGATCCCCGCGCCTTTACTTTGCCAGAAGGGAAAGTTTCTTTACCGAGTGGGGGATATCATCGCTATGACAGCAGTTTTAGTGGGTTAAAGACAGCGGTGCTGCGGTTAGTGCAGCAATTAGAGAAAGATGAAGAACCAGTGCCAGTAGCTGATTTAGCAGCGAGCTTTCAGGAAACTGTAGCGCGATCGCTGACCAAAAGAGCGATCGCCTGCGCCCTCGACTATAATCTCAACACCATTGCCATTGGTGGAGGGGTAGCAGCTAACAGCAGCCTGAGAAAAATCTTACAGACAACCGCCGCCGAGCATAACCTACGTGTCCTCTTCCCACCCATGAAATACTGTACCGATAACGCCGCCATGATTGCTTGCGCCGCCTCTCATCACCTAGCACTTGGTCATACATCACCCTTAACTTTAGGAGTTGAGTCTAGATTGCCACTCAGCCAAATAATGAAATTGTATAAAAATGTATCAAATTCGTAATTAGCAATTACAGGAAAAAGCCTATTTTTTTGTAGGGTGTGTTGTCGCGTAGCGCAACGCACCATCCCAGATTATCGGTGCTTTAGGAATAACGTCCATAAAGTAGTCTACTCCCCACTCCCCATTCCCCACTCCCCACTCCCCATTCCCCACTCCCCACTCCCCACTCCCCAATTCAACCATTGACTATTGACCTGATATGAGCAGCAACAGCATCTGGCTGTTCTAACATTGCCAAATGACCACAATCAGGAATTTCAATTACATTGTCGCCACTATATTGAAAAAGCCGATGAAAACTAGCTAAATGGCGAACATATTTGGGTTCCATCACCTTGTCATCAGTCCCAGCCAAAAAATAAACGGGCTGCTGCAATTGAGACACTAGCTGAGGTAAACGGTTTATTTCTTCCTCAGTTGTAGAGTCTAGTAATGCTCCTAATGCAGCATCTGGGTCAGCCATGACAAAATCAATCACTCGCTGACGCGCCCAATGGCGTTCCAATGGACGGGCTACACTCGCTCTAGTAAATAACAAATCAATCAAAGGGATTTGAGACAGCCAGCGCGGACGGACTTGCAGAAATTTTTGACCTGCTGAACGAAACTGCTCAAAGGCTTCTTTGAGATAAATACCACCACCTGAGTTGATACAGATAACTCCCTTCACACATTCAGGCATTTGAGCAGCTGCCCAAAGTGCGATTGTGCCTCCCAAAGAATGCCCAATCAGCCAAGCACTGCTAATATTCATCTGTTCTAGAAGAGCGGCTAAATCCTGAGCATAAACAGCTGGTGTATAAATAGAATCAAAAGGCAAACTAAACTCATCAATTGAGTCAGAAGTTAAGCTGCCATTCGTTTGCACTTGACTAAAATCTGCTTCTGGTTGAGATTTCGACTCACCAAAACCGCGCAAATCATAAGAAAGGCATTGCAAATCAACTGACAAGCGAGAAATCACAGGTTGCCAGTACCCACGGCTATTTAGCCAACCGTGGATAAACACTAAAGCATGGGGATAGGAAGTAGGAGCAGTTAGCTCGTATGCGTGTGGAACGCCCAATATTTCAATGATTGCCATACTTCATATCGTACCCTTAAGAACGGGTGCGACTAAATGCTGAATGGAGTCAGCCAATTAATTTTTGATTAGACATATCCGCAAATGAGTATTAAAAGCTTGTAGAGCAAGGGTCAAAATCTAATTTTCGGATACGTCTATAGTATATTTACTTATCCAACAACCTCAACCTCACCCCTTCCGCAATTTTGTGTCCCAAATATTCAGGAATTAGGCTTTCATTCGGCCCCAGCAAGTAGAGAATCAGCCGCGTGCGTCCCCGCCAAACCAGCAAATTGGCATTCACCACTAATAAGTCTTCCTGCCAAATAGTGTGCATGACTTTGTAAAATAATCCCGGTTGATTGTCCGCTTCAATTACCAGGGCTGGGAGATGAAATACTGGATCAACATAAAACTCTGTCTGTACTTGCTCTAGTCCAGTATCTAAATTAAATTCTACTGCTAGCATTTCTTCCACCTCAAACCGCCCACCTAGAGCCTCACGAATGGCGCGGCAGACGTTTTCTGCGGTTTTCTCAGTTAGGGCTTTACTGCCACGAGATACCAAGAGTTTGATAAAAACTAACATCGGTGGTCGGATCTGACCATATAGACTTAAACCATGAATGGTTAGCCCATAAGCTGCTAGTACACCAAAAATATCACTGAGCAGAAACGATTGGTTGCGGTAAGCAAAATGCAAGGCGCTTTTACTACCTTCAGACTTTAACTCGATTACAGCACGCTTGGTCTTATAAAGACGGTAGGCGAGCCGCAAATTTTGCAGTTGAACCTCACTACTAACAAATTGCTCATAAAACTGGGGAAAGGCTCGATTAAAGCGCTTTAGGAGTTCCAGTGTCGAAGATTTTAAACCAGAAGCCATTGTTGGGTGTAAGACTCACTTGCTTTCATCACCAGGGAATTGGGGACTAGAAAACCCCAAAAAATAAATCAAATTCTTTGACTGAGATCATTATGTCTGGTGTGGAGACGCGTAACGCGGCACACAATTTTTTCTTGCCCATATCTTAAAGATAGGGGCTTGCGACTCATTATTACCCACACTCTAGTGCCTAATTCTCAATTCCATACAATTCACCTCATCTTGTGGGCTTTTTGGGAAATTTCTCCTATGCTCCACAACAAAATGCTAAACTTGAAAATGATTGGTGTGAAACACGCCGCAAAAAGCGGTAGCTATTGAAAATCCTGGCGACATTTAAAGGAATTTAAGTGAAAAGGGGATTTCAGGTTTAAGCTTTGTAAAACGTGAATCGACACTCCCAAAAAGTGGAAACCAATTTAGTTATACTACCCGAACCACGTTGGCATGGGTTTTTGGAAAACTTGGTTTAATAGTCCTGAGTCTGTAGCAACAAGTAAAACAACCTCTTTTGAAGAACGTACAGGGCCTGTTTCGGGAGAATCTAGCCCCAATAGCTCTAGCGAAGCTTCTCAGAAGGAAACTCGCATCGTTTTTAGTACGGAACGAGATATTGACCTGTATGAACTAGAGGAACTTTGTGATGCAGTTGGTTGGTCGCGTCGTCCTTTAAGAAAAGTAAAAAAAGCCATTGAGCATAGTTTCCTCGTAGCCTCTATGTGGCAAGTACGAGGAAATCAAAAACGGCTGATTGGTTTCGCTCGTGCGACCTCAGACCATGCTTTTAATGCCACTATTTGGGATGTGGTAGTTCACCCAGACTTTCAAGGTAAAGGGCTGGGTAAGGCGCTGATGAAATACGTACTCAAAAAACTTAGAAGTGAAGAAATTAGCAATGTTACTCTATTTGCTGATCCTCATGTTCTAGATTTTTATCGTGGTATGGGTTTCATGTCAGATCCAGAGGGCATTAAAGGTATGTTTTGGTATCCGCACTAATTTTCAGCCAAAATACAGCAGGTTGCTACAAAAAATCGGCTATAGTCGCCAAAGTCACAATACTTCTATGTATTTGGGGCATATTAGCTGATTATCTTGTCAAGCCGATGTAGCAGCACAGCCAGAATCTTGATGATCAAAGAATTTGTTGGTTCTAGACAAAAGATAAAATTGGTTAGCCAAAATATCTTAAACCTGCTATGATGGAATTGTTGCTGTGGTAAAGCAATACTTTGGGAAAAGTCCTAAAAGTTTTACCTGTTAAGGCTACTATTTAATTTTTGTCGCTGTTCGGTAAATTTAAAACCAAACTAGAAGCACGGAGATTAATGTGTCCGGGATGTAGCGCAGCTTGGTAGCGCGCCTGCTTTGGGAGCAGGATGTCGCAGGTTCAAATCCTGTCATCCCGATTTAAAGTGATAAAAACTTCTGAACATGGCTGAGAAACAGCAAAAGTGCGGTTAATCTTTTTGTGGTTGAGCCAGGGGATGATAGCTAAGGGACTTCCAATTTAAAAAATATTCCATTGCTGAGGTAGGCAGGGGAGCAAGGAGCAGGGGGGATAAAGCTTTTCAAGAGCAAACTAAACAAGCATTGACAGCATTGTGCAGTGAATATTAAGCCGAAATCGATAAAAACACACAGCGCGCACTATTAGAGAAATTCTCCATGGTGGAAAAATAGCGCTTTTTGAGAATTAATTGTTAATATTGAAGCGCAAAAATAAATTTTTCACATTTTCAAGCTATTGCTATATAACTAAAGCTAGTTAGTGTGGTGCTAATCTAACCATTTGTCTGACTTAATTTAACTATTGATGCGAGGAGCAATCATGAAAGCACTAGTTCGCTGGGGAGCAACATTAGGCCTAGTTGGAAGTACTTTGCTGGGATCGGTTTTTGTGGGAAATTTCCCAGTGCTGGCTTTATCGGAACAGCAAATCAAAGAAAAGTTGGATTCTGTTCCTGTATATCTGATTACTAACGAACAAGGTTTACCATTGAGTCGTCCCTTACCAGATGCTCAAAAACCCGGCGGTTCGGTAACAGGTGTTTATATGAGCCGACAGGAAGCTCAAAGTTTTATTAAGGAACTAGAGGGTGTGCAAGGCAAAGACCCAAAAATGCAACAAATGGTGAAAAGCCTACAAGTGACAGCAGTGCCTCTAGGTGTTATTTATGAGCAATTACAACAAAGTAAAAACCAGTCAGAACGTCTGCTATTTGCCTTTAAACCTGTAGAACAGGAAATCAAAGGGGCAATGGAATTACTGCGTCAAAGTGGTCAACAGGTAAATCAGTTTACCAGTGTGCCTGTTTTTGCTGTCAGATTTTCACCAGAGCAGGGTTATGTGCCAATTCAACTGACAGCTGACAATGAGCAATTGATTCCTTTGTTTTTAAGTAAGCAAGATGCACAAGGCTTGTTAAGCCAAGTGAAGTCTAAGTTTCCCAAGGCGGATATTCAGGTAATAGATATAGATGGGGTGATTAAAACGTTACAGGATAAAGATGATGCTTGGCTCAAGCAAGTGGTTTTAGTGCCATCCCAAGAATCTAGAGAATATATCAAAACTTTGCCTACAGAAAACGCACCCAACACTGCACCAGCAAGACCACGTTAAGGAATGGTAGACAAACAGTTACAGGTAGTTTCCGGTTTACAGCTTTGGCGTTGGCGCAATAGTGCGATTGGCGGAGCGATCGCTTGTGATATTTCACCTGGTGAGGTAGATTGGTTACTTTTGGAGGTCGCTGGGTTAGACCGCTTGTCACTGCGTTTAGAATCTTTTAAAGAGCGGACTGAGATTCAGATGGGGTTACCTTTAGAGGATTTAGAGCAGTTGTGGCAAAGGCGATTAAATGAACGCTTACCAGTACAGTACATTACTGGAGTTACGCCTTGGCGACAGTTTAAAATCGCCGTGTCAAATGCGGTTTTGATTCCCAGACCGGAAACTGAGTATTTAATTGATCTAGCTGTGGCTGCTGCTACTAATAGTGGCGCAGCCCCATTCCTCGATTCGGGATACTGGGCTGATTTGGGTACTGGTAGCGGTGCGATCGCCTTGGGTTTAGCAGATGCTTTACCAAAAGCGACAATTCATGCTGTTGATTACAGCCCAGAAGCTTTAAAAATTGCCCGTGACAATGGTCGTAATTTAGGTTTAGACCACCAGATTAAATTTTACCAAGGTTCATGGTGGGAGCCGCTAGCAGCCCTCAAAGGTCAGTTTAGTGGTATGGTATCTAACCCACCTTATATTCCCACAACTACTGTGACTACCCTGCAACCAGAAGTAGTCAACCATGAACCACATTTAGCGTTGGATGGTGGTACTGATGGCTTGGATTGTATTCGCCAGTTAATAGAAATCTCTCCTGGCTATTTGCGCCCTGGTGGTCTGTGGCTCATTGAAATGATGGCTGGACAAGCGGATACTGTGCGGACACTTTTACAAAAACAAGGTAGCTACTGTAATATTCAAATTCACGCTGATTTAGCTGGGATAGAACGCTTTGCAGTAGCTTATATGAAATAACCATGACAGATGACTCTAGTTTCTTTAGTTGATTTGATCGCCGGCGCACGTGATGGTTTATTAGTGAGTTTCCCTACGGATACCGTCCCTGCACTTGCAGCCCTACCAGAAAAAGCACCATTGATTTTTGAGGCTAAACAGCGCAGCCAAGATAAACCTCTAATTTTGATGGGGGCTAATGCAGAGGATTTATGGCCTTACGTTCAAGGTAGTGAAAGTGAGTTCAAAATTTGGCAAGAGGTCGCAAATAGACATTGGCCGGGAGCGTTGACATTGGTATTACCAGCCAGTCATAGAGTCCCAAAACAGGTGAATCCCGCTGATCCGACTACAATCGGGATTCGAGTTCCTCAGAGTGCGATCGCGCAAACTATTTTGGCACAAACAGGCGCTCTTGCCACCACTAGCGCCAATTTTTCCGGTCAACAACCGTTACAAAGTTTAGCTGAAATTTCAAATCAGTTTCCGGAAGTTTTGACTCTGGAGCCGACAGAGTTTAACGGTAAAATTGCGGAAATTGGTGTGCCTTCCACTGTGAGCAAATGGACGGGGAGGAATTGGGAAATCTTGCGCCAAGGTACAGTTAAATTAAGTTTTTAGATTAATCATCAAATCAGAAAATATATATAGTTATAATATTCCTTTCCTGTTACAGATTTTTCTCATCAGTCAAACAATTTTAGATTTTGGATTTTAGATTTTAGATTGACTGCACCCCTCAGGCGATGCAGTTTGGGGATTTTGGATTGACGTTAGCGAAGCGTACGCAGCGCAGCGAGTATTTTAGATTTGTTCTACCCACCAGGGGTGGGGCTTGTACCAAAAATAATCCAAAATCCAAAATTTAAAATCTAAAATTCGGAGGGTCAAAGTATTTAACTAGTAAATCCGTAAATTTACCTTGCGCCATTGTGGTCAATTAGTAAGTTAATAATTGCCAAGTTATGAATTGGAGCAACTTCATATATTTAGGAGTAGGACTAATACTAGGGTTGGGTGTTCGGGGATTATTGACTCGGCCATTAAAAACTTCATCTAGCTTATCTCCAGTCAAATCACCAGAGCCAGAACCCCAAGTTTCAACACTCTTGCAACAAATTAAGCAAACGCAGCTAGCGTACCAAATGGCGCAAGAAATGAGCCTATTTAAAGCGGGATTTTTAGCGCGGACTACCCACGAATTGCGATCGCCTCTTAGTGGTTTAATTGGCTTGCATCAGTTAATTTTGGAAGATTTGTGTGAAAATCCCGCAGAAGAGCGAGAATTTGTGACTCAAGCTCACGACAAAGCGCTGAAACTGCTACATCTGATTGATGAAATTCTCAATATCGCCAGAACAGAACACGGTACTAATAAATTAGATATTCAACCCCTCTCCCTGTGTACAATTTTGCAGGAAGTGAATAATTTAACTTATATGCTGGCAGCAAATCGCAATTTTCCTTTGCGTGTTGTGCTTCCAGATCCAGAAATTTATGTTTTGGCAGATTACCGATGGCTACGCCAAATATTGGTAAATTTAGTAGAGACTGCCATTGCTCAAATGCAGTTCGGCAGTATTTATATTTCCAGTAGTTCCTTACCTACAAATAATACTCTTTACATTTGGCTGGATGTGCCAACCCATGCTTTAACTGCAAGTGAGTCCATTGATCTGATTAAGTCAGGAGTTCAAGGTTCTCAGGTAGATGAAGATCAAACGACTTTTTCGGCAGGAATGAAGCTATTACTGGACTATACTTTACTAGAAGTGATGGGAGGAAAGCTGGAAATTGTGCCATCTCCAATCACTGAAGAAACAACCCAGGAGTGGACTCGGTTACAAGTATCTATCCCCCCATTAATTCGGTGAAGCAGACTTCATTAACAGGAAGAGGTTCAATGTGAGATTGGTTATTTAGCATCATTGTTGTGCTGAGGTTAGATTGGAAACCAATTTTTTCATAAAACTCCTGCTGATAAGTGGTCATTAAGTATACCCGCTCAACTTTTCTGACGCGGGGATGACTCAAAACAGTTTCGACTAACTTTCGCCCCAAACCAGTACCGCGATACTCTGGGTGAATCACGACATCCCAAATAGTAGCGCGATAGATCCCGTCAGAAGTTGCTCTGGCAAAACCAATCAGTTGTTCTCCATTCCAAATACTAATCACTGGATCGCTATTGGCGATCGCTATGCCTAAATCCTCGATACTACGCCCTTTTGCCCAAAAAGCGGCAAGATTAAATAGTTCTTGGAGTTTGTAAAGGTCTATTTCAGACTGGCGATGTTCGCTAAATTGAATTTGAGGATAGTTCATGCTGTATACCCCAATTTGGCAGTAACATTTCGGTCATATTTTCCTGGAAAGTGTTGAATAAGTATATCTATATGCAACAAGTTATATGTTTAATTGTCATGATTTAATCACAAATCCACTTCCACAGCGGATGAGTTTGGCCTTGTTGTCTGATTTTGAAAACTTGTCTTTCTAGACGTTGTTGTTCCCGTTGCGGTAATCCCAGCAGAATATTTCGGCTTTGCCAAACTAAAGTAGAAACGGTAGTACCGATACAAACAGCTAAACCGAGGGTAGGCAGTGGATGATAGAACAGTCCGTATCTTACTGCCACCCAGGTAAAGTATTGTTGTAAAAGAGCCAATTCTCCCCGTAAATTCCACAAAGAAAAAGGTGCAATGGTGAGCCATAAACAGCCAACAAAAAACCACCTACCGTATACAGTCAGCTGATGTAGCCTTTGTACTTGTTGGGTAAAAGTTGTATCAATGCTATTGGCATTTTTGCCATTTACTGATGGTTCTTCTGGTTGATCCATAACCAATTCCGAATCAATGAAATCCTTGGGGTATGAAAATTAAAAATCACGCACAGGTTTGATTTATCCAGGAGTTCCCATCCCCTGATATTTGTTTAATCTCATCTTAACTGTCTTGGGAACTAGCCGATGTATCAACTGCCTCGGCACCGACTAACACCGGAGATTTTTCTGTGCGTTCTCGCCACCAAGCTAGGAGGGTACTGGCGATAAAAAGGCTGGAATAAACCCCCGCACTAAAGCCAATAATTAGAGCTAAAGCAAAGTCTTTGAGAGTTTCGCCACCAAGTAAATAGATAGCAAATAATGGCAACATCGTGGTAAAGCTGGTGTTGATCGACCTTCCTAATGTTTGGTTGACCGCATCATCCACAATGTCAGCAATCGGGCGTTCAGGATTGATTTTAATAGTTTCGCGAATGCGATCATAAATCACCACTGTATCATTGACTGAGAAACCGATAATTGTTAGCAGGGACACAATGAACAGACTATCCACTTCTGTGCCTAGCAGTAACCCGAAAATTGAGAAAACGCCTAAAGTAACGAAGACATCGTGAAACAGCGCCACAATGGCAAATAAGGCATAGTCCAACTGGAAGCGGAAGGTTAAGTAAAGAATAATGCCCGCAAAGGAAACAATCAGGGCGATAATCCCAGACCTAAACAATTCTGCTCCCAGGGTAGGGCCAACAGTGTCAATTTGGTTTTTTTGCGGGTCAAAAGTGCCAATTTTTTCGGTTAAAGAAGTTTGTAATTTAGTGCGCTGGTCAACATCTAAGTCCTTGCTGCGAATTGAGATGCCATTCTCACCAACTATTTGGATGCTGCTATCGCCTAAACCCTGTGCCTGGGCTACTTCCCGGACTGTGTTTATATTTATTGGTTGGTCGCAGTTACCTAGTTCTGTACAATCACGTTCAAACTGTAAGCGCGTACCACCGATAAAATCTAAACCGGGGCGTAGGGGTGCGCGAATTTGGGGGTTTTGCCACGAAATCACCATTGAGATGATACTAATGAGAATAATGGCACTAGAAATAGTCCACCACAGCGATCGCGATTTGTTAATACTCAGTTTCATTTGGCTACCTCTGCCTTATTTAATGCTGGCAGGTTCGGACAGAAAAGTTCTCGCTTATTTTTCACAGCCGGATTGGTAACTACTAAAAACATGAGTGTGCGGCTACAAGTGATTGCCGTAAACATACTCACTGCTACACCCAAAGCTAAGGTGAGCGCAAAGCCTCGGACTAATCCAGAACCAAACCAAAACAGCGCCGCACAAGCAATGCATGTCGTGACGTTGCTATCTAAAATACTTGAAAATGCGCGGTAAAAACCAGATTCTACAGCACGATACAGAGATTTTCCGGCTCGTAATTCTTCCCGCGTGCGCTCAAAGATTAGCACATTGGCATCAACGGCCATGCCAATACTGAGGATAAAACCAGCGATTCCTGGCAAAGTCAGGGTAACCCCTAATAGGGCAAAACTCGCCCATGTCAGGAGAGAGTAAAAGACTAAGGACACATCCGCAATCAATCCTGGTAAGCGATAGTACACCACCATAAATATTAATACTAAAATCAGACCGCCAATACCAGCATAAATGCTGCTTTGAATACTGTCTCTACCCAAGGAAGCGCCGACTGTGCGTCTTTCGGCGATTTCCACTGGTAAGGGTAACGCACCGCCACGTAACTGCACACCCAAGTCGTTGGCATCTTGCGGGGTAAATCGACCTGTAATCACAGCAGCACCCCCAGTAATCCCGGTGGCGGCAAATTCTATCCCTACTACAGGAGCGCTAATCAGTTCATTGTCTAGAAAAACACCGATGCTCCGCCCAGTCCCTGCAAGGTTTTTGGTGAGATTAGCAAACAATTCACCACCCTTTTGATCAAAGCGAATGGCCACATTCCAATTATTACTTTGAGTGGGTTCACCGTAGGCATCTTGGAGGTATTTACCATCAAGGGGTGGATCTGTGCTTTCAAACAATTGGGCGATCGCTTGATTATTTTGTTGTAATTCTTCTTGATTCTTAATAATTAATGCTTCGTCGTCGGTGCTGCGTAACTCTTCTTGCTTCGCTCTCAGCTCGTTTCGTGAGGCTTGAAAAGCAAAAAGTTGAGTTTCTGTCCCTTGCTTTTGTTGTCTAAATTCTAACTGTGCAGTGCCACCTAGGACTCGTTCTGCTTGCTCTGGATCATTCACCCCTGGCAATTGGACAAGGATTTTATCTGTACCCACAGTTTGAATTACTGGCTCAGAAACCCCAAGACCATTAACTCGACCTTCCAAAACTTTCTGAACGCCTTCCAAATCTCGTTCAGTAATTTGTCTGGTTCCCGGTGCTGGTTTCACCTGAATGGTTAACTGTGAGCCTCCCCGTAAGTCTAACCCCAATGGGACTGGAATTGTTGCTATTACCGCAATAGCGGCGATGAGCAACACAAAAATTAAAGCTAATAGCGATCGCTGTCTTTGCATACCATAACTCGCAACTGACAAAGGCTATAATAGCGTTCTTTCACGAGTTATGAATGGTTCGATGGGGCTATGAAGAAGCAGGGGAGCAGGGGAGCAGGGCGAGTTGGAAATTACTTTACCGAAGAAATGGGTTTAACAACCTTTCCTCTTCCCCACTCCCCACTCACCACTCCCCACTCCCCACTCCCCCCAATTCTTAAACTCGCATCGCCACCATTTTTTCCACAGCTTCCACGATTTGTTCTGGTTGAACAATTGTTAACCGTTCCAAATTGCCATTGTAAGGTGTGGGAATATCTTGGGAAGAAAGGCGCAGCACTGGCGCATCCAATTCATCAAATAAGCGGTCATTAATAGAGGCGGTTAATTCTGCACCAATACCCCCAGTTCTCATACACTCTTCCACGATAATGACTCGATGGGTTTTGCGTATGGATGCCCCGATGGTATCAAAATCTAAAGGCTTGAGTGATATTAAATCAATAACTTCTGGATCAAAACCTTGTTTTTCTAAAGTTTTCACGGCTTGCAATACATGATGGCGCATCCGTGAGTAAGTGAGTATTGTGACATCTTTGCCCCGACGCACAACTTCTGCTTTATCTAAAGGCAGGAAATATTCTTCTTCTGGTAAATCTTCTTTTAAGTTGTAAAGCAAAACGTGTTCAAAAAACAACACCGGGTTATCGTCACGAATCGCCGATTTGAGTAATCCCTTCGCGTTGTAGGGTGTAGAACAGGTAACAATTTTCAATCCAGGAACCGCTTGAAAGTAAGCTTCTAGGCGTTGGGAATGTTCTGCACCCAATTGTCTACCGACACCGCCAGGGCCGCGAATCACCATGGGAATTTTAAAGTTACCGCCGGAAGTATAGCGTAGCATTCCGGCGTTATTGGATATTTGGTTAAAGGCTAGGAGCAAAAAGCCCATATTCATGCCTTCAATTATCGGTCGT comes from the Nodularia sp. NIES-3585 genome and includes:
- a CDS encoding Photosystem I reaction center subunit III, producing the protein MRRLFALILAICLWSNFAPPAQALGANLVPCKDSPAFQELAKNARNTTADPESGRKRFERYSQALCGPEGYPHLIVDGRLDRAGDFLIPSILFLYIAGWIGWVGRAYLQAIKKDSDTEAKEIQIDLGLALPLIATGFAWPAAAIKELLSGELTAKDSEITVSPR
- a CDS encoding alpha/beta fold hydrolase; the encoded protein is MAIIEILGVPHAYELTAPTSYPHALVFIHGWLNSRGYWQPVISRLSVDLQCLSYDLRGFGESKSQPEADFSQVQTNGSLTSDSIDEFSLPFDSIYTPAVYAQDLAALLEQMNISSAWLIGHSLGGTIALWAAAQMPECVKGVICINSGGGIYLKEAFEQFRSAGQKFLQVRPRWLSQIPLIDLLFTRASVARPLERHWARQRVIDFVMADPDAALGALLDSTTEEEINRLPQLVSQLQQPVYFLAGTDDKVMEPKYVRHLASFHRLFQYSGDNVIEIPDCGHLAMLEQPDAVAAHIRSIVNG
- a CDS encoding sensor histidine kinase KdpD produces the protein MNWSNFIYLGVGLILGLGVRGLLTRPLKTSSSLSPVKSPEPEPQVSTLLQQIKQTQLAYQMAQEMSLFKAGFLARTTHELRSPLSGLIGLHQLILEDLCENPAEEREFVTQAHDKALKLLHLIDEILNIARTEHGTNKLDIQPLSLCTILQEVNNLTYMLAANRNFPLRVVLPDPEIYVLADYRWLRQILVNLVETAIAQMQFGSIYISSSSLPTNNTLYIWLDVPTHALTASESIDLIKSGVQGSQVDEDQTTFSAGMKLLLDYTLLEVMGGKLEIVPSPITEETTQEWTRLQVSIPPLIR
- the tsaD gene encoding tRNA (adenosine(37)-N6)-threonylcarbamoyltransferase complex transferase subunit TsaD; its protein translation is MPTVLAIETSCDETAVAIVNNRQVYSSIVASQIAVHSQYGGVVPEVASRQHLETINEAIAQAMEQAKLNWEQIDGIAATCAPGLVGALLVGLTAAKTLAMLHNKPFLGVHHLEGHIYATYLSEPTLNPPFLSLLVSGGHTSLIYVKDCGVYETLGETRDDAAGEAFDKVARLLKLGYPGGPVIDKLAQTGDPRAFTLPEGKVSLPSGGYHRYDSSFSGLKTAVLRLVQQLEKDEEPVPVADLAASFQETVARSLTKRAIACALDYNLNTIAIGGGVAANSSLRKILQTTAAEHNLRVLFPPMKYCTDNAAMIACAASHHLALGHTSPLTLGVESRLPLSQIMKLYKNVSNS
- a CDS encoding L-threonylcarbamoyladenylate synthase yields the protein MTLVSLVDLIAGARDGLLVSFPTDTVPALAALPEKAPLIFEAKQRSQDKPLILMGANAEDLWPYVQGSESEFKIWQEVANRHWPGALTLVLPASHRVPKQVNPADPTTIGIRVPQSAIAQTILAQTGALATTSANFSGQQPLQSLAEISNQFPEVLTLEPTEFNGKIAEIGVPSTVSKWTGRNWEILRQGTVKLSF
- a CDS encoding Tic22 family protein, whose translation is MKALVRWGATLGLVGSTLLGSVFVGNFPVLALSEQQIKEKLDSVPVYLITNEQGLPLSRPLPDAQKPGGSVTGVYMSRQEAQSFIKELEGVQGKDPKMQQMVKSLQVTAVPLGVIYEQLQQSKNQSERLLFAFKPVEQEIKGAMELLRQSGQQVNQFTSVPVFAVRFSPEQGYVPIQLTADNEQLIPLFLSKQDAQGLLSQVKSKFPKADIQVIDIDGVIKTLQDKDDAWLKQVVLVPSQESREYIKTLPTENAPNTAPARPR
- the prmC gene encoding peptide chain release factor N(5)-glutamine methyltransferase: MVDKQLQVVSGLQLWRWRNSAIGGAIACDISPGEVDWLLLEVAGLDRLSLRLESFKERTEIQMGLPLEDLEQLWQRRLNERLPVQYITGVTPWRQFKIAVSNAVLIPRPETEYLIDLAVAAATNSGAAPFLDSGYWADLGTGSGAIALGLADALPKATIHAVDYSPEALKIARDNGRNLGLDHQIKFYQGSWWEPLAALKGQFSGMVSNPPYIPTTTVTTLQPEVVNHEPHLALDGGTDGLDCIRQLIEISPGYLRPGGLWLIEMMAGQADTVRTLLQKQGSYCNIQIHADLAGIERFAVAYMK
- a CDS encoding GNAT family N-acetyltransferase, with the translated sequence MGFWKTWFNSPESVATSKTTSFEERTGPVSGESSPNSSSEASQKETRIVFSTERDIDLYELEELCDAVGWSRRPLRKVKKAIEHSFLVASMWQVRGNQKRLIGFARATSDHAFNATIWDVVVHPDFQGKGLGKALMKYVLKKLRSEEISNVTLFADPHVLDFYRGMGFMSDPEGIKGMFWYPH